The window AAAGATCCCTGCCTACAACATGGGAACCGACAGCCTCATCATCCGCAAGGCAGGCTACCGCGATACGCTCATCAATTTCTTTGTAGCACCGGTTTCGCAAATCGACTTGAGCATTGATCTTGAAAAGTTGACCAATTTCGACGAAATTGAAAAGCAGAACAAGTGGCTACACGACAAGAAAATGCAAACCATCGGTGAAGCGTTTATCGGAGGTTCTGCAGGAACGATGCTCATTGGAGCTTTGCTCATGTACTTTGCACATCTCGATTACAACGATGCAGACGACATTAAAAAAGAACTCAAGATTCCTGGCGCTGTCAAAGGCGAAAACTATCAGAACAAAGTCAAAGAGAACAAGAAACTCGTAAACCAAGGCGACAACAAGGCCATCGCAGGTAGCATTTTGTTAGGTACAGGCGCCGCCCTCCTCGGAGTCGGACTTTACTTCTATTTTTAATTTTCTAAATTTGCCCCAATGAAAAATTCTATCCTTAAAACAACCATTGCTTTAGCACTCCTCTTTACCGCATTTACCTTTGCTGCAGACACGCTTTCTGTGGACGCAGGCGCTGTTGCAACAACCGCCGCCGACACCGCAAAATCGACAGGCATTTATAACCAGATTATCGACTGGTACAACGAGAACTTGAACTACGGAACGATTACGCTTTTGATGGCCATTGAAAGCTCGTTTATTCCATTCCCATCGGAACTTGTCGTGCCGCCCGCCGCGTACAAGGCTTTACAGCCGGGTTCCGGCCTCAACATCGCGCTCATCGTCTTGTTCGCCACTTTGGGTGCACTCATCGGCGCGTACATCAACTACTATCTCGCGAAGATTCTCGGACGCCCGATTATCTACAAGTTTGCCGATAGCCGTCTCGGGCACTTCTTGCTCCTCGACGTCGAAAAGGTCGAAAAGGCAGAAAACTATTTCCGTGAACATGGCGCCATCTCGACATTCGTCGGCCGCCTCATCACCGTGATCCGCCAGCTGATTTCTATTCCGGCAGGCCTTGCCAAGATGAAGCTTGCCCCGTTCACGCTTTACACGTTCCTCGGCGCCGCCATCTGGAACTGCGTCTTAGCACTACTCGGCTACTTTGCCCACGGTCAGAAGGACATCATCGAGAAGTACAACTCCGAACTCGCTATCGCATTGCTTGGCTTCGGCGTGCTCTTCATCGGTTACATGGTCTGGAACGCCATGAAGCCAAAGAA of the Fibrobacter sp. UWB2 genome contains:
- a CDS encoding DedA family protein gives rise to the protein MKNSILKTTIALALLFTAFTFAADTLSVDAGAVATTAADTAKSTGIYNQIIDWYNENLNYGTITLLMAIESSFIPFPSELVVPPAAYKALQPGSGLNIALIVLFATLGALIGAYINYYLAKILGRPIIYKFADSRLGHFLLLDVEKVEKAENYFREHGAISTFVGRLITVIRQLISIPAGLAKMKLAPFTLYTFLGAAIWNCVLALLGYFAHGQKDIIEKYNSELAIALLGFGVLFIGYMVWNAMKPKKK